One window from the genome of Crassostrea angulata isolate pt1a10 chromosome 2, ASM2561291v2, whole genome shotgun sequence encodes:
- the LOC128173902 gene encoding uncharacterized protein F54H12.2-like: MFSQMDVYLNNKLVSFNTNNYPWKAYLKTVLFGGREELSSQKQSQLFFKDDGNLGDANAYNGGNAGLVLRYGYTQESKVFELEGNLMEDIFDIDKYLINGVDIYIKLFRSSAPFLIMSTQDSPAYKVELLDVVYKVAKVRVDPGVLLNHSKQIESTPVKYTIARNELKMNTIPKGSTEFYWDNIFPQAVPDRIVVGLVDQKAVNGDYTTNPFNFEHFGVTDVGIYVNGESVPGRPLKTEFTTGQYSSAYARLFEASGKWSQDAGLVITRDNFGSGYSLFVFTIDPCGFGEEYLNLIRRGNTRLELKFKQATAKAANVLVFATFSSLLEVDKSRDINYIQP, encoded by the coding sequence ATGTTTTCTCAGATGGATGTCTACTTAAATAATAAGTTGGTTTCCTTTAATACGAATAATTATCCTTGGAAGGCATACCTGAAAACAGTCTTGTTTGGTGGAAGAGAGGAATTATCCTCCCAAAAGCAGTCCCAGTTGTTTTTTAAGGACGATGGAAATTTGGGTGACGCGAACGCCTACAATGGTGGCAATGCTGGACTAGTCCTGCGCTATGGCTATACACAGGAAAGTAAAGTATTTGAACTGGAGGGTAACCTGATGGAAGATATTTTTGACATCGACAAATACCTGATCAATGGTGTAGATATCTACATCAAGCTTTTTAGATCTAGTGCACCTTTTCTAATAATGTCGACACAGGACTCTCCGGCTTACAAAGTAGAATTACTAGATGTTGTATACAAAGTGGCCAAAGTGCGAGTCGATCCTGGTGTTCTATTGAATCACAGCAAGCAGATAGAATCTACCCCTGTAAAATACACCATCGcaagaaatgaattaaaaatgaacacCATTCCTAAAGGATCTACTGAATTTTACTGGGACAACATTTTTCCTCAGGCAGTACCCGACCGCATCGTTGTAGGATTGGTAGATCAGAAAGCTGTAAATGGGGATTACACAACCAATCCGTTCAATTTCGAGCATTTTGGTGTAACGGATGTAGGAATATACGTAAACGGAGAAAGCGTCCCAGGAAGACCCTTAAAAACAGAATTCACGACAGGGCAATATTCATCAGCATATGCTCGACTGTTTGAGGCCTCTGGAAAATGGAGTCAAGACGCCGGTCTAGTAATTACTCGAGACAACTTTGGAAGTGGATATTCTCTGTTCGTCTTTACCATAGATCCATGTGGTTTTGGTGAAGAATATTTAAACCTGATTCGAAGAGGAAACACCAGACTCGAACTCAAGTTCAAACAAGCAACAGCAAAAGCTGCCAACGTTTTGGTGTTTGCCACCTTTTCCTCTCTACTAGAAGTGGACAAGTCCCGGGACATCAATTACATTCAACCATGA